From Chryseobacterium sp. IHB B 17019, one genomic window encodes:
- a CDS encoding phosphomannose isomerase type II C-terminal cupin domain, with the protein MLEIGERPWGKYFVLADEPNYKLKRIEVNPGQKLSYQYHHKRQEQWTVIEGDATVVLDDKEINLKYGESIFIPLGAKHRMMNLSDKPVVFIEVQTGTYFGEDDIVRIEDDYDRN; encoded by the coding sequence ATGTTAGAAATAGGAGAAAGACCGTGGGGAAAATATTTTGTTTTAGCAGATGAACCCAACTATAAATTAAAAAGGATAGAAGTAAATCCGGGACAGAAATTATCTTATCAGTATCACCACAAAAGACAGGAACAGTGGACAGTTATCGAAGGAGATGCCACTGTGGTCCTGGATGATAAGGAAATCAACCTGAAATATGGTGAGAGTATTTTCATCCCTCTTGGCGCGAAACACAGAATGATGAATCTTTCTGATAAGCCTGTTGTTTTCATTGAAGTGCAGACGGGAACGTATTTTGGGGAGGATGATATTGTGAGGATTGAAGATGATTACGACAGAAATTAA